In Biomphalaria glabrata chromosome 11, xgBioGlab47.1, whole genome shotgun sequence, the following proteins share a genomic window:
- the LOC106054829 gene encoding probable 39S ribosomal protein L45, mitochondrial: protein MAALTNKVLRSQVIFWSSVRPVLASQKLDIGGVDGRQPSRGFPTSKHWLIKWRLLRSKKVLQIELPKFVELKSEKKNREDKTPDELRMEMKKEGRLPPRTFQELPLNISCTRSVMEPFKPPEGDGKHSSLLSSHLSDTVSRMLKGPKSLNHIRKLKKFENFNESEFALEAQNIVIEAQMLLQDIFKNQERLHELVTEKAFPEMVHGLEYKTMVWSLVETVEPPKVVHVRTETMITDDNVFSQVTVRLHTKQILAIYDRFGRLMYGDPILPKSVVEYVIMEKWISDTYGRWRIHGKILPDSATPRDNLIKTYKVPKFSPLPPAEINKETTKETKVDKVDTPELATA, encoded by the exons ATGGCTGCGCTCACCAACAAAGTGTTGAGGTCACAAGTGATATTTTGG agTTCAGTACGACCTGTGTTGGCTAGTCAGAAATTAGACATTGGTGGTGTAGATGGCAGACAGCCTTCTAGAGGTTTTCCAACATCCAAACATTGGTTGATAAAATGGCGATTGCTAAGAAGCAAAAAAGTTTTACAA ATTGAGTTGCCGAAATTTGTGGAActcaaaagtgaaaaaaagaatCGGGAGGATAAAACTCCAGATGAACTTCGAatggaaatgaaaaaagaaggGAGACTTCCACCAAGAACTTTTCAAGAACTTCCCCTGAATATTTCTTGCACAC GTTCCGTCATGGAGCCCTTCAAGCCTCCAGAAGGGGATGGCAAACACTCATCTCTGCTATCATCA catCTCTCAGACACTGTATCTCGTATGTTAAAAGGTCCAAAATCACTCAATCATATAAGAAAGTTGAAAAAATTTGAAAACTTTAATGAATCAGAATTTGCACTAGAGGCTCAGAATATTGTCATTGAAGCTCAGATGCTGCTGCAAGA taTTTTCAAGAATCAGGAGAGGTTGCATGAATTAGTCACAGAAAAGGCATTTCCG GAAATGGTGCATGGCCTAGAATATAAAACAATGGTCTGGTCATTGGTTGAAACAGTGGAACCTCCAAAAGTTGTTCATGTGCGCACAGAGACCATGATCACAGACGACAATGTTTTCTCCCAAGTCACTGTACGCTTGCACACCAAACAG attttaGCTATTTATGATCGATTTGGTCGACTAATGTACGGGGACCCAATTTTACCTAAGTCAGTTGTGGAATATGTAATTATGGAAAAATGGATATCTGACACATATGGCAGGTGGCGTATTCATGGAAAGATCTTGCCTGATTCTGCGACACCTCGAGACAATCTTATCAAGACTTACAAGGTCCCTAAGTTCTCTCCCCTGCCACCAgcagaaatcaataaagaaaccACTAAGGAAACAAAAGTTGATAAAGTGGACACGCCAGAGTTGGCAACAGCATAA
- the LOC106054831 gene encoding zinc finger protein GLI4-like translates to MADNTQKRVPVRHDKPEVVDSSEDSNESNGAEPFDSHQKGRFRGNQVSRPPSSHITRVDEEPTGSDGRKSGARSVETVDRGVGPTPLPPPPHPGSSGIEHRLPAYLSFQSFPDPRNGLLEAYGLPYSYTHYPYPINTPLPLNPSTLEGRYHWPPTSPFHHHLHGLSSSPTPSEFSLLSMRSPLLPGEPVTQLASRIHWEQLQRSYYQLPSRRFSPASLPGFTLGASPLIGEYPPPSISGRSLFSDVPPTPGSGSITLPGSLDSSRLTSPRPSIVGGKSRKRALSHSPISDYLDIQSLTRSSEGSLQLAPFLQHSSRSSSAASGSYGHLSAASVGTVSPGHPALPSNPYLRSGSMAPSSFFYPPIHPLMGRQSQHTSPMLHGSGQMSHTVPKFDSQAQISTTTKEPGSSSIVSSTMESTGELRKVKVKKEIEQLHIAAMDPDDDDDNFGDKPGHAPQEGESDFIETNCHWIDCNREFETQDDLVKHLNQDHIQSNKKSFVCRWQDCSREEKPFKAQYMLVVHMRRHTGEKPHRCTFEGCTKAYSRLENLKTHLRSHTGEKPYMCEFPGCTKAFSNASDRAKHQNRTHSNAKPYVCKAAGCTKRYTDPSSLRKHVKTVHGADFYANKKHKGDGMCHVKKEDPDGDHDACDASRRGEDSLGMIGSVGHSSGDGRQSQDNIGSAPSSHSQPSPDSSPEVNVTCGLGPGHDIEDRVGICNSIGLGIEEEEVDIPESNEAEVSGSSSLLTRRNQMNAGQVMQNRLKGRIRSKTGCISPLPHLPVCPQINGGGMTQISITELTQKGPQPKNSPQHKRITDIVVGEQQATWRDNGSTLLPGSRRESNSSTLSSYMSSMRSMGSTFSSRRSSGASQFSSRRSSGVSARLSIANSPYEYDITGNLPNSVSRRSSGESSSNIGSVSALMQKTNLGSPTSLGVPPIPGAMPPNQGNPNNGVANGFGFGNNLGNKYYNERLARYFSARREIDGIRTSTPSHTPLPHEIPDREIRRASDPVRTQDPSFNSLKSLQRYHSLNTMKPLPTPNSMRSLQSGNIQNSKAGNSSNMGGSNNTFHSSRSSIATESGMNEDGVRIKLTEAELEDKMLEDSEDMIIPDDMRQFLNERCREDGSARTPRDLNPDNALQEIDELDLNFDPCDLDPEDQAIFSVPCPPNAVNTPGFQTQNGRGVHLLAGNLQLQTGFADLHQEPASGIYDQFNSSPSARPNYDSHLSPSEAWSLQPPSDGCMSSSNQPNLQRSPGYPVSPSVSGSTPQQQSDQKHSQQINCNPQQQQGRMIPNGSSSNQSQRVTTEPTNCSSCTPNSGCSHGIVGKSCVGHGPVTGCNMGQHNTSCITSQVPNASLGAIRTWEVDAGGGAYLSQHNLMQHQLQHQYNRHQQVVYSQQSPQIPHMPADMPHPPSQMSHPPSHMPHPPSQMPHLPSQLPHPPSQMPHPPSQVHNFHQYPNQNMIHPPLGGYSPLPPPGEKPANQRSKRASPQVQVPHISQSQIPANAKAANRGLPIPKPPPSSQHTVMPNRNQMVNSFSQNSSSVMPERYPDKMYPNQNMVPYPPSHPHQCPYPTSPYPPSTPNHNMSVPAMHTNHMNPYPVNPMTGHMSQNPLHPSQMQQSMLPTHNQCSNQILPPYARNNPYNPTEMSPGCNQVTSSTDRKDASHPIEDFMDNLTSISTENLMDNIHSISQENIAYSPTPVSMRSISQNSGRYNALMNTSNMVVNDMSSVLTQLAEENKFLNMRP, encoded by the exons gCCTTCCTTACAGTTATACACACTACCCTTACCCTATAAATACACCTCTTCCTCTCAATCCTTCCACACTGGAAGGCCGCTACCACTGGCCGCCTACCTCACCCTTCCACCACCACCTCCATGG ACTCTCGTCCAGTCCAACCCCCTCAGAGTTTTCTTTACTAAGTATGCGCAGCCCCCTGTTGCCCGGGGAGCCTGTGACACAACTGGCCTCAAGGATACATTGGGAACAATTGCAGCGCAGTTACTATCAATTACCTAGTCGAAGATTTAGTCCTGCTAGTCTTCCTG GTTTTACTTTAGGTGCTAGTCCTTTGATTGGAGAGTACCCTCCTCCATCTATCAGTGGCAGAAGTTTGTTTTCAGATGTTCCGCCAACCCCAGGTTCAGGAAGTATAACACTACCTGGGTCATTAGATA GCTCTCGTTTAACAAGTCCAAGGCCCAGCATTGTTGGAGGTAAAAGCCGTAAGAGGGCATTGTCTCATTCCCCAATTTCTGACTACCTCGATATTCAAAGCCTAACCCGCAGTTCTGAAGGCTCTTTACAGCTGGCTCCATTTTTGCAACATAGCTCTCGAAGCTCCAGTGCAGCGAGTGGATCATATGGGCATCTCTCAGCAG CATCAGTTGGTACCGTAAGTCCAGGCCATCCAGCCCTCCCTTCCAATCCATACCTAAGATCAGGGAGCATGGCACCATCAAGTTTTTTCTACCCTCCAATTCATCCATTGATGGGCCGGCAGTCTCAGCACACAAGTCCCATGCTTCACGGAAGTGGACAGATGAGTCATACTGTACCCAAGTTTGATAGTCAG GCTCAGATCTCCACAACAACCAAAGAGCCAGGCTCAAGTAGCATCGTTAGCAGTACCATGGAGAGCACCGGTGAGCTTCGCAAAGTCAAAGTGAAGAAAGAAATTGAACAATTGCATATAG CTGCCATGGAtccagatgatgatgatgataactTTGGAGACAAACCTGGACATGCTCCACAGGAAGGGGAGAGTGATTTCATAGAAACCAATTGTCACTGGATAGATTGCAATAGAGAATTTGAAACCCAGGATGACCTTGTAAAA CATCTGAACCAAGATCACATTCAGTCCAACAAAAAGTCATTTGTTTGCCGGTGGCAGGACTGCAGCAGAGAAGAGAAGCCATTCAAAGCCCAGTATATGCTGGTGGTGCATATGAGGAGACACACGGGGGAGAAACCCCACCGCTGCACG TTTGAAGGCTGTACTAAAGCTTACAGTCGTCTAGAAAATCTCAAAACTCATCTTCGGTCCCATACGGGAGAAAAACCTTACATGTGTGAGTTCCCAGGATGCACTAAAGCTTTTAGTAATGCTTCAGACAGAGCCAAGCATCAAAACAGAACACATTCAAATGCT AAACCATATGTATGTAAAGCAGCAGGATGCACTAAAAGGTACACAGATCCAAGCTCTCTCAGGAAGCATGTGAAAACAGTTCATGGTGCTGACTTCTATGCTAACAAGAAGCACAAAGGTGATGGAATGTGCCATGTCAAGAAAGAAGATCCTGACGGG GATCATGATGCTTGTGATGCCAGTCGCCGTGGTGAAGATAGTCTTGGCATGATTGGTTCTGTTGGTCATAGCTCTGGTGATGGTCGTCAGTCTCAG GACAATATTGGATCAGCACCTTCCTCCCATTCACAACCCTCCCCTGACAGCAGCCCAGAGGTCAATGTAACCTGTGGCCTCGGCCCTGGCCATGACATTGAGGACAGGGTTGGCATCTGCAATTCAATAGGTTTAGGCATTGAAGAAGAGGAAGTGGACATCCCAGAGTCTAATGAAGCTGAA gtATCAGGTTCTAGTTCTCTACTGACCCGAAGAAATCAAATGAATGCAGGTCAAGTGATGCAGAATCGCCTTAAAGGTCGAATCAGGTCAAAGACTGGATGTATATCCCCATTGCCACATTTACCag TGTGCCCTCAAATCAATGGAGGTGGTATGACACAAATATCCATCACAGAGTTAACACAGAAGGGTCCACAGCCTAAAAACAGCCCACAACACAAAAGAATTACAGATATTGTAGTGGGTGAACAGCAGGCCACAT ggcGAGACAATGGCAGCACTCTACTTCCTGGCAGCAGACGTGAGAGCAACAGTAGTACACTGAGTTCCTATATGAGCAGTATGAGGTCAATGGGCAGCACTTTCTCATCCAGAAG ATCCAGTGGGGCATCACAGTTTTCATCTCGAAGATCAAGTGGAGTCTCAGCTCGGCTGAGTATTGCCAATTCTCCATATGAGTATGACATTACTGGCAATCTTCCTAATTCTGTTTCGAGACGATCAAGTGGGGAAAGCTCTTCCAACATAGGAAGTGTGTCAGCACTGATGCAGAAAACAAACCTGGGCAGTCCAACCAGCCTAGGAGTGCCTCCTATTCCTGGTGCCATGCCCCCCAACCAAGGAAATCCAAATAATGGTGTTGCCAATGGCTTTGGATTTGGCAATAATTtaggaaataaatattacaatgaACGTCTTGCAAG GTATTTTAGTGCTAGGCGAGAAATAGATGGCATTCGCACCAGCACACCTAGCCACACCCCTCTACCTCATGAAATACCTGACAGAGAAATCCGAAGAGCTAGTGACCCAGTCAGGACTCAGGATCCAAGCTTCAATTCCCTAAAGAGCTTGCAGCGCTACCACAGCCTTAACACTATGAAACCTCTCCCTACCCCGAACAGCATGCGCAGTCTCCAGAGTGGCAACATTCAGAACAGCAAAGCTGGCAACAGCAGCAACATGGGTGGATCCAATAACACCTTCCACTCCTCTCGCAGCTCTATTGCTACGGAGTCTGGCATGAATGAAGATGGGGTAAGGATCAAACTGACTGAAGCTGAGCTGGAGGATAAGATGTTGGAGGACAGTGAGGATATGATCATACCTGATGATATGCGTCAGTTCTTGAATGAGCGCTGCAGGGAAGATGGCTCTGCAAGGACACCCAGAGACTTGAACCCTGACAATGCCCTGCAGGAAATCGATGAGCTTGATTTGAACTTTGACCCCTGTGACCTAGACCCAGAGGATCAGGCAATATTTTCAGTACCGTGTCCGCCAAATGCTGTGAACACTCCAGGATTCCAAACGCAAAATGGCCGGGGTGTGCATTTGTTGGCAGGCAATTTACAACTTCAAACAGGGTTTGCTGACCTACACCAGGAACCTGCTTCTGGCATCTATGATCAATTTAATTCAAGTCCAAGTGCCAGACCAAACTATGATTCACATCTGAGCCCCAGTGAGGCTTGGTCACTACAGCCACCATCAGATGGATGCATGTCAAGTAGCAATCAGCCAAATCTTCAGAGATCTCCTGGATATCCTGTTAGTCCTTCTGTCAGTGGAAGCACTCCACAGCAGCAAAGTGACCAAAAACATTCTCAACAAATCAATTGCAATCCACAGCAGCAGCAAGGCAGGATGATTCCAAATGGCTCATCCTCTAATCAAAGTCAAAGGGTGACCACTGAGCCTACCAATTGCAGCAGCTGCACACCAAACTCTGGCTGCTCTCATGGTATAGTGGGTAAAAGCTGTGTGGGTCATGGCCCTGTGACTGGGTGTAACATGGGGCAGCACAATACATCTTGCATAACATCACAAGTGCCTAATGCTTCCTTGGGTGCTATCAGGACCTGGGAAGTAGATGCAGGTGGAGGTGCCTACCTATCTCAACATAACCTCATGCAGCACCAGTTACAGCATCAGTACAACAGACACCAGCAAGTGGTATACAGCCAACAGTCCCCACAGATCCCCCACATGCCAGCTGATATGCCCCACCCACCATCTCAAATGTCCCATCCTCCATCTCACATGCCCCATCCACCATCTCAAATGCCCCATCTTCCATCCCAGTTGCCCCATCCACCTTCCCAGATGCCCCATCCCCCTTCTCAAGTCCATAATTTTCATCAGTATCCCAATCAAAACATGATACATCCACCATTGGGAGGCTACAGTCCTCTTCCTCCACCAGGTGAGAAGCCAGCTAACCAAAGGTCCAAACGAGCTAGTCCACAGGTGCAGGTGCCTCACATTAGCCAGTCTCAAATTCCTGCCAATGCCAAAGCAGCAAACCGTGGTTTACCTATCCCAAAGCCTCCTCCATCCTCCCAGCACACTGTTATGCCAAACCGCAATCAGATGGTCAACTCTTTCTCCCAGAATAGCTCTTCTGTCATGCCAGAGCGCTACCCGGATAAGATGTATCCGAACCAGAACATGGTGCCTTACCCTCCCAGTCATCCACACCAGTGTCCCTATCCCACTTCACCATATCCGCCATCCACCCCCAACCATAACATGTCCGTCCCAGCCATGCACACGAACCACATGAATCCTTATCCAGTAAATCCAATGACTGGCCACATGTCTCAGAACCCTCTTCACCCAAGTCAGATGCAGCAATCCATGCTGCCAACTCACAACCAGTGTTCTAATCAAATTCTTCCACCGTATGCAAGAAATAATCCCTACAATCCCACAGAGATGTCCCCTGGCTGCAACCAAGTCACTAGTTCCACAGATCGCAAAGATGCTTCACATCCCATTGAGGATTTCATGGATAACTTAACATCGATCTCTACTGAAAACCTTATGGATAATATCCACTCAATATCTCAGGAGAATATTGCATATAGCCCAACACCCGTGTCAATGCGTTCAATATCACAGAACTCAGGGCGTTACAATGCTTTAATGAATACATCAAACATGGTGGTTAATGATATGAGTTCTGTGCTAACTCAACTAGCTgaagaaaataaatttctaaATATGAGGCCTTAG